TGATGTTCCTTCTGCTAGCGATTCTAAGAACATTAGTGAAGCAATGTTATTAGTTAGAGCTAAGCTTTTAAGAAGGCTATTGTTTGGAGTTGTGTATGCTTCAAAGTAATTTGTTAAATACATATCACTTTGAAGTTCTTTCATTGGTTCAAAATTCATTTTTTGCCCTATTGATAAAGGGAAGTTAACAGAAAAAAGAAATTGCTCTTCTTGAATTCTTTCAATTTCAGAGACAATCTTTTTATTAAGAAAATAATTCAGACTCATTAAAACTTCCTCCCAATATTTCTTTGCAAAAAATTGAGAATAGTAGAAGCTCTTAACTAACTAAACTACACTCGATTAATATATTATATAGAAAAGTGTTCAAAAAATCAAATATTCACTAAATACTTTGCCTATTTTTTATTAAAAAAATAAAGAGAATAGATTATATATTTGTATATAATTAACTTAAAAGAAAAAATGGAAATTTAAATAAAATGAAAAAAACTATTAATGAAATTAATAATCTTTTAAACAATAAATATTTTTCTGGTGCTGTTATAAAAATTGAAAAGAATGGAAAAGTATTACTAAATAAAGCCTTCGGATTAAATAATATTGAAAAGAATGAAAAAATGAAAGTTGAAACGATTTTTCCTATTTATTCAATGACAAAACCAATAATTGTTTTAGCTACCTTTTTACTTATTCAAGAACATAAATTATCTCTTGATACAAAAGTTTGTGAATTTTACTCAAATTTTAATGAAGAAATAACAATAAGACATTTGTTAAATATGACATCAGGAATTTCTTATAGCTGAAATAGCACTAGTCATGAAAATGAAATGATTAAGATTGAACATGATATTGAATCAGACAAATATAATTTAGATGAAATTATTGAAAAAATAAATAATATTCCAATTTCATGTAAACCAGGTTCAGAGTGAATATATGGAATGAACATTGATATCTTAGGTGGAATAATTGAAAAAATAACTAATACTAAATTAAATGCATTTTTAGAAAAGAGAGTATTTAATCCTTTAAAAATGTTTGATACAGATTTTAAAGTTAAAGATTTAAAAAGAAAAGCAATAAAATATGATCTTATTGAAGAGAACAAAAATAATGTATTAAAAGCAAATGAAAATTATCACTGAATGATGCCTGAAAAACTTGATAGCATTCCTAATTGCTGTTTGGGAGGTTCTGGTCTTTTTAGCACATCAGAAGATTACAATAAATTTTTGAATTTTATGCTAAGTGGAAAAATAAAAAACAAGGTAATTTTGCAAAAAAAATATATTAAAGAAATAACTAAAAATCAATTAGAACATATTGAAAATGCTAAAATTTGAGATTTAAATGAAGATTATCAATATGGTTATGGTGTTAGAGTAAGAATAAGAAATAAAATAGCCCCTTTAACAGAAGTTGGAGAATGAGGTTGAGGCGGAATTTTAGGTACATCAAGTTTTGTTGATCCCAAAAATAAAATTGTTATGTCTTTTATGGTTTCAGTTTATCCTGGCAATAATACATTAACTTACAACAAAATTACTAAAGCAATTTATGAAGATCTTAAAACTAATAATTTAATATAAAAAAACTACTTTTCAAAATGAAAGGTAGTTTTTAAATTTTTATTCTTTTAAATAAATATTATTTGTATTCTACTGATGCTCCAGCTTCAATTAATTGAGCTTTAATTGCGTCAGCATCTTCGATTTTAACGTTTTCTTTAATAGCTACTGGTAATGTTCCATCAACTAATTTTTTAGCGTCCATTAATCCTAATCCAGTTACTTCTTTAACTACTTTAATAACTGCAACTTTTTGTCCACCTGCATTTGTTAACATAATTGAAACTTCTGAAGGTGCTGAATCAGCAGCAGCTGGTCCTGCAGCAACAGCAACACCTGCTGATGCAACAACATCAAAGTGTTCTTCGATTGCTTTAACTAATTCGTTTAATTCTGTTAATTTCATTTCTTCTAATGCTTTAATAATATCTTCTTTTGTGATTGCCATAATTTTGGTCTCCTTTTATTTATGATTTTTATTTGCTATTAATACTTGGGTTTGTATTAGTCTTTTTTTGTATCAGCAACAGCATTAATTACAGCCATAACTTGACGTAATGGGTAAATTAAGCTTGATGCAAACATTGAGTATAAATCTTCTTTTGATGGTAGAGTAGCAATTTCTGTAATTGCTGCAGTATCCATAGCTGCGCCTTCATAAATTCCGGCTTTTAATTTTAATGCTTCGTTTTCTTTAGCAAATTTAGCAACTAATTTAGCAGCTCCAATTGCATCTTCGTTTGAGAAAATGAAAACATTTTGTTGAGTTAAATATTCGTTTAATTCTGTTAAATTTAATTCTTCAACGGCTCTTCTAACAAGTGAGTCTTTATAAACTTTAACTTCAATACCTTGTTTTAGAGCTTGAACTCTTAAATTTGACATTTGTTCAACTGATAAGTGTTTGTATTCTGCAATAGCAACACCTTGAGCTGATTGAATTTTAGAAACAATCTCAGCAACGATTTCTGCTTTTTTAGCATGTGCAGGTCTATTTGTTGACATTCGTATTCCTCCTATTTTCTTATTTTAAAACAAAACCCTCGGTTCTTAATACAAGGACCAAGGGAAACGTAAAATACATTTTTTAAATTAATGTTTTGATTTATTTAATAAATGTTTATGTAATCCTCGGTAACAAATTAAGGGAATATCCCAGTTACTGTCTTTGGTATTAATAGCCATAATTAATAATATCATATACATTGCTTAATTCAATAATTAAACTTAAACTTCAACATCATCATTTCTTTTAATAATATCTCTATCAGTTTCATTCGGTGCAAAAACCCCATCTTTTTGACGTTTTTTATATCACTCAAACTGACCCTCATAAGGGTGTAGTTCCCTTACTTTATTGCTTAGTTCTAAGTAAATATCATCATCCATTTTATTTCAATTATATTTAAATATTTTTCTATTTGACTTAAATTCGTCAATTTCATTTTGCATTCCTAAAACAGTCATTCCATCAATAACATGTTTTCCGTTAAAACTTCCAAATCTTATTTCTCTATTTCTATGTTTTGCTCCAAATAAACCGATTAATACAAAGAATAGAGCAAAGATCAAGAGAATTCCAGCTTGTTGTATTATATATAGAGTATCTGCCGAATTAAATCCATTTTCTCCAACTCCATAAACAATTGATCCTAATCCATGAAGTATATATGTAAACTCTGCAACAAAACTTAACTTATGGAAAAATTCAAATTGCATAAATGAAGGGAATGTACCTCAACCAGATGAAATATTAACAACCAAGTAAATTATTATTAATAGTTTTGAAACTGTTTCATCTTTAATCAAGAACCAGAATCCTTGAATTGTTAATACAAAGATTAAATCAACAAATAATAATCATAATCATACAGAAAACATTGCTGCTGAACCAATCGCTATTCAACCCGTACAAGATAATGCAATGGTTAAAGCTGTAACTTGTACTATTCCTGTAACAATCATTAACATTGTTTTAGAAACATATCATTTTCCCGTTTTTAGTTTTTTAGTTCTGCGTGCTCTGTCATAAATAAATGTTTGCATAAATGTTCCAACAAACAAACCAATAACGATAAAGAATTCACCAATACCTATACCATATATTCCATTTTGTAATCCAGCTATTTCAATGTTTACAATTTCATATTTATCAAATAGCTTACTTTTAATTAATTTAAATATATTTGATGACAAATCATTTAAAAACATTGTTTGATTTGTAAAACCATTTGCTTTTGCGAATTCATCCATATTTGAATGAAATTCAGCTAATTCTACAGCGTTTCTGTTTAGTTTATTGATTGATGAAGCAAAAACTTCATATGGCTTAATTATACTTAAATTAAATCCCAGTTTTTCTTTCATAATTGCATTTATTTTTGGTAAATATGTTTGAAAATTAAATGGTTTGAAGTTATTTATTCCGGCTACCATAACTTTTATCGCTGCTTCTGTTTTTGTATCCAATTTTAAAAGACTCAAATGGTCAATATTGATTCACATTTTTTGAGTATCAGTTAAAGGATTAATACCGTGCATTATGTCAAATAAATATTTATTTAAAATATGTGAATTATCATTCAAAATTTGTAAAACACCAGGTATTTTAGAAGTACTTAAGTCAAATTTTAAAATTTTTGCTAATTCAATAATTTTAGGACTACTTATTAAATTTGAAATTAAATTTGTAAATATTCCATTTGTATTTTTTGATGCATCTTTTGAAAAACTAACTTCTTCGGTGATATCTCCAAAAACTGTATTTTCAGAACTAATAGCTTTAATTGCTGAATCTTCTAAATTTTTAATATTTTTAGCATCACTAATAACATATTGTTTTCCTTTTTGAATCTCAATTGAAGATTCAACCTGTGAATCAAACCCTAATGATTTTTCAACAATCTGTTCTTCCTCAGGAATATATGTTATGTGTTGATAAAATTGTTTAGTTACCATCATAGTCATAAGTGAAGGTATATTTTCACCTAAGAAATTTTCAATTGCTGAAACTATCAATGCTGATTTCATTTCAATCATGCTATTTAAGTAATACCCAAAAATAAAGTTTCTTTCAAAGGTTGTTCAAATATCAAGATTTGCTTTGTTTGCTTGAGGAGCAGACCCATTATTAAATATTGAACCAAATTGTTGAATTAAGTATTCACCAAATCCTTTTTCTATTTTAGCTTGAACAAAATATTTTTTTCCTTTTCATTGTTTAGAAATCTCATTTTGAGATGACACATATCTAATATTTGTAAAAGCAATATCTTGTTTTAATTCTGGAGATGAAAATACATAATCTTCATCTTTTATATTAGAATCAGTTTTTGGATTTAAAACTGATTTAATTATTTCTCAAGTATTAAATTGAAAAATGTGTGAAGTAATATCACTATCTGAATTAATAGCAATTTTACCTGTGTTTGTATATAAAAATTTGTTTGCTCTATCATAAGACATTTCAATTGCGTTTTCTTTGCTTATTGATGAATCAATAGATTTAAAATTTTGATCAGTTAAAACACCTATTTTAAAGTCAAAATTTTCAATGTCATTATTTCTATATACTCAGACTGTGTTGTCTTCGTTTAAAATAGCAACAGGCGCCTTTCCTAAATTTGCTGTTGGGTTTCAAAATGCAAGTAAACATGTGACCCCATACAAAATAGGTATTAATCCAATACCTATGAATTTAGAAATCCTTTTAATCGAAGACATAACTCGAGATGTAAATTCATCTCTGAATCCTTTGATAATACTTATCATATGTCTCCTTTTTAATAAATGAACTGCAATTAGTTCATATATATAAGATATCACTTTAAATAAAAAAAATAACTCAAAAGTAACTAAGAATTATTTTATTTTAATATTATTGAATTTAAATATTCCAAATAGATAAACTAAAAATGCTATAAAAATCATTAAAATTGGTTTTCATAAAACTGCAAAAGCAGATTGACCCATTGTTTGTGGCATTATAACCATTAAGTAAATTGATCCACCAAAAGTCATTGCGCAAGTTATCAAGCTTAACACCATTAATGTTCAAAATATTTTATTGCTATATATTCTTTTGTAATTAGGATCTTTTAATCTTAATTTTATAATTGCACAGTCAAGTAAAATTTTTAATGTACTTGTAGCTAATGCAAATGAAGATATAATTTCAGATATTGAACTAAATAAAATGTAAAATACTGCAACTAATCCTAATAATATAATTGCCATATAAGGTTGATTAGTTTTCTTATGGACTTTACCAAAAATTGAATGAACATCTCCAGTTTCAGATAGTTTATGAATTAATCTTGACTGGAAAAATAATAATGAATTAACTGAACCTATAAATAAGAATATTGCGAATATATTAAATGTTAATACAGCCCATCTATGTTCAGCAAAAATTGTTGAAGTTGTTCCCTCTGGGTCAATCCCATTTGTTGCTAAAGATAACAATGCAATTCCATAACAAACATAAATTACTAATACAATTAAAACAGCACTAATAATTACCAATGGAACTGTTTTCTTCGGATTTTCAATTTCTTCAGTTATATAAGTTGGAAACTCATGACCTGAATATGCAAAACCAGTATATGTAATAGCAGGTATAAGCATTGCAGAAGAAATATATGCTTTCCCCAATTCTTTATTCATTTCTGTATTAGATAACAATCCATCTTTTGAACCATACATTATAGCTAATGTAAACACCAATATTATTGGTAAAGTTTTAACAAATAAGAAAAATATTTGAGTATATTTATTACTATTTTTAATCATAATTTGAATTCCAGCTAATACTACCAAAATAAAAATTGCTAAAACTTTTTGCAATGTCTCAACTCCAACATTTTTTGGGTCAAGTTCTAAAATTTGTGTAATCATTGAACTCATTGCTGAACAACAGCTTGCCAATGAAGTTGCTGAGACAAATAGAATTAACACTCATCCAAATCAGAATGCTAATATTCTTCAATTACACTTTCTAATTCAACTATAACCACTTCCACTTTCTCCATAGCCTATTGACGGTTCAATAACTATAAATGCATCAGGCAAAACAATTAATGCACCAAATACTCAAGCTAAAATCATTAATAGCGGGTTGCTTTCTGCTAAAAAGAAAACCATATTAAACGAAATAATAATACTTGACCCAACAATAGCTGCTAGTGTAGATGCTAAAACTGTTCAAAAACCATATTTTCTATTAAGTTTCATTTTTTTCTCTCTTTCTTGAAAATTCTAAAGTTTTATGAATGTAATCTTTATTATAGTCAACGACTGTGTTTACATGTTCTGAACCATCTGGAGTTCATATTTCACTTACTTTTTGTTTTTCATATTTAATTTTTTTCAAAAATACTGACTCGCTCATTTCATAAGGTATAAAAGTATCACCTTTAGCATGAATGAAAAAAATAGGAATTTTTTTTGCTTTGTTCATATTTTTTTCTAAGTTATATTTTCTTTGTGGTGTTTTTGTTTCCTTACTAAATTTATGAGTAAACAAAAAACCTATTTTTCACCATGGCACATGGAATAAGTTGTTTTCAATATAGTATCTGTATTGCAATTTAATACTATTAAATCCACAATCAGCAACTATTCAATTTATTTTTTCCTTATTACTACCTTTTTGAGCATATAAAACACTTGTTGAAGCGCCCATGCTATTCCCTATAAGTCCAATTGATTCAGCAGCATTTTCATTTTTTAAATAAAGTATTATTTCATCTAACATTTCAATTGATGAATAACCTATATCGGTTTTTTTGCCATAACTCAAACCATGAGCAAAAGCATCAAAAGTTAAAATATTATAACCCTGCTTTCAATAATGATGAACTAATCTTAATGCTAAATATTTATTTTCAGTTCATCCATGCAAACCTATAACTCATTTATTAGAGTTATTTGTTTTTGCAACTAAACAACTAATATTTCCTTTTTTTGAATTTAAATCAACTTTTTCAATTTCATTTTTAGTAAAAGTATTATTTAAATATTTTAGTTTTTTATTTTCTAAATCTTCATAATATAACTCTATTGAATTAAATTCAATATTTGACTTTGTCAAGCCCTTTCGATAGTAGTTATAGCAAAACTCTTTATATTCTAAATAATGATTCCTTGACATACTACAAACTTTTTTAAAATTTATTAAACTTAAAAAAATAGTTTTAAACGAATATTTATATTTGTTTATTTTTTTCAAAATTTACCTCAATTTTCAAACTTATAATAAAAAAATTATACATTACAAAAATAAAAAAATTCCAAAAAATTTTACTTTTTTGAAATTTTTTATTTATTTAAATTCAATCATCATTTTTATATGTTCAATTCCATCGTCATCATAAACGTCTGACGCTTCTATAAATCCAAAACTCTTATAAAAATTTAAAAGTCTGTATTGAGCACTTATTTTTATGTTCATTTGAGGATAATTTGCCTTTATTCATTTAGTTGCATTAAATAAAAGATCTTTACCATAACTTAAACCTCTGAACTTAATAGGTGTTAAGACTCTTCCAAAAGTAATAGTCTGATCATCCAATTTAAAGATTCTTAAGTATGCAACAATTTCATCTTCTTGATTTTTTATCATCATGTGAGTAGCAATCAAGTCATTTTCATCAATATCACAAGCTAATCATTCTTGTTCAACAACAAAAACTTCGCTTCTATTTTTAAATATTTCTCATATTTCTTTATTATTTAATTCGTCGTATTTTTTAAATTCTATTTTCAAAGTTTATTCTCCTTTTTGTTTTAATAATAGATTAACAAAAAAACAGCTAATGCTGTTTTAATTAGTTAATTTCAACTTTAATACCAGGACCCATTGTTGTAGAAACTGTAATGTTAATGATGTAATCACCTTTAACAGTCTGAGGTTTAACTCTTTTTATTTCATTTAGTATTGTAGTAAAGTTTTCTTTTAATTGTTCTGCAGTAAATGATGCTTTTCCAATAATTGTGTGGATGTTTCCTTCTTTATCTGCACGGTATTCAATTTTACCTTTTTTAATCTCATCAATTGCTTTTGCAACATCCATTGTAACTGTTCCAGTTTTAGGGTTTGGCATTAATCCTTTTGGTCCTAAAACTTTCCCAATCGCTCCTAATTTAGCCATCATTTCTGGTGTAGCAACAATAACGTCAAATTCAAATCAATTTTCTTTTTGAATTTTTGTAATTAATTCTTCTCCACCAACAAAGTCTGCACCTGCATCTTGAGCTTCTTTAACTTTAGTATTTGTTAAAACTAAAACTTTTTGAGTTTTACCTGTTCCAGCTGGTAACACTAATGCTCCACGGATTTGTTGATCTGCTTTTCTTGGATCAATATTTAAGTTAAATGATAATTCGACAGTTGAATCAAACTTAGTTGTTGAAGTTTCTTTAGCCAACTTAATAGCTTCGTCAATTGAGTAAACTCTTTGTTTGTCTACTAAACCCTTAACGCTTTTCATTCTTTTTGAAATTTTAGCCATTATTTAGTTTCCTCCATACCAGTAATTTTGATTCCCATGTTTTTTGCTGTACCTGCAATAATTTTCATTGCAGCTTCAACATCATTTGCATTTAAATCAACTAATTTGTATTCAGCAATTTCTCTAATTTTGTCAGCTGAAATAGTAGCAACTGTTTGAGTTTTTGCATTACTTGCACCTTTTTCAATTCCTGCTGCTTTTTTTAATAAAATAGCTGCTGGTGTTGTTTTTAGTATAAAGTCAAATGACTTGTCATCATATGCTGTAATAACTACAGGAACAACGTCTCCTGCACGATCTTTAGTAGCATCGTTAAATTGTTTTGTAAATTCAGGCATGTTAATACCTAATGAAGCTAATTCTGCTCCTGGTTTTGCTTGCATTGCCATAAATTCTAATTTGGCAATACGTGTAATTCTTTTAGCCACGGGCTTATCCTCCTAATTTCTGTTAGTCGGCTGCTTTTACTCGCTGTGGTCCATATGAAGCGAACTTCTCCCACAATAAAAATCAGTCATTTTTAATTATACCTTGTTTTTAATAAATTTTTAATATTATAAATTGAAAAAGAAAAAATAGTGCCCTCAAGCACTTCTCGAATAATTCTTTAGATATTTGTGAATAAATATATTTTATAAATAAATTTGACAAATAACTAGGCGTTTTGCCATACAATTCAGAGTCTAGACTTGGATTTATAAAGTATCATCTATTTTAGCAATTGTTTCCTTTCTTAATGTTTATCTTTGAAAAGGTCCACCCCCCGCTATCTCATCATTAATTATTTGATTTTTTAGAAAAGCATTTGCTTTATTGATAACTGATCTTAAAAATTATTATTAACTTCATTAGGTGATGTTAAGTTGCTAATAGTTTTAGAAGAAAGCATCATGTAATAAAGCTCATCTAAATAATCTTTAAATGTACTATAAAACTTTCTCTATCAAAATCATCTTCATAATATTCAAGAATATAACGCTCTTTGTAATCAAGTAAAAGCATTTTTTGAGGAATTTTTTCACTAGAAGTTTAAATATCAAGTTAAAATATAATGAAATTCAACTTTTGAAAAAATTCGGCATACTCTTCTTATGAATCATCTACTGACAGTTTAACGCAATTCTTATAATCATGAATATCAATACTTTTATTTGTAATTAAATAATAATTCAACAACAAAATCATTATACATCTGAAAAGTTAAGGAATTAATTTCTTCAATAAATTTTAAGTCTTTAATATTATTTTTGGTAGTTCTAATCATGAACCTACTCTATATTTATATTTATCCAAAAGATGCATAATTTTGTTTACTAGAGCATCAATGGCATTATCATTTAATACTAATTTTTCTTTAAAATCTAATTTTTTCTACCTATCTATTAATGTCTGTTCGAACTAAAATTTCTGTTACTCAAAGTGAAAGTCCCTTGCTACTAAAAATAGCAATTAAAAATGTTACAAAAATAACAGGTGGTATGAAAGATAATGCCATTAATATTCAGTACGAAATTTTTTTAACTTTTGAAATTGGTTCATAGACATTTAAAAGAATTTGACCCACATCCTTTTATTTTTTA
This window of the Mesoplasma chauliocola genome carries:
- a CDS encoding serine hydrolase domain-containing protein, with the translated sequence MKKTINEINNLLNNKYFSGAVIKIEKNGKVLLNKAFGLNNIEKNEKMKVETIFPIYSMTKPIIVLATFLLIQEHKLSLDTKVCEFYSNFNEEITIRHLLNMTSGISYSWNSTSHENEMIKIEHDIESDKYNLDEIIEKINNIPISCKPGSEWIYGMNIDILGGIIEKITNTKLNAFLEKRVFNPLKMFDTDFKVKDLKRKAIKYDLIEENKNNVLKANENYHWMMPEKLDSIPNCCLGGSGLFSTSEDYNKFLNFMLSGKIKNKVILQKKYIKEITKNQLEHIENAKIWDLNEDYQYGYGVRVRIRNKIAPLTEVGEWGWGGILGTSSFVDPKNKIVMSFMVSVYPGNNTLTYNKITKAIYEDLKTNNLI
- the rplL gene encoding 50S ribosomal protein L7/L12, whose translation is MAITKEDIIKALEEMKLTELNELVKAIEEHFDVVASAGVAVAAGPAAADSAPSEVSIMLTNAGGQKVAVIKVVKEVTGLGLMDAKKLVDGTLPVAIKENVKIEDADAIKAQLIEAGASVEYK
- the rplJ gene encoding 50S ribosomal protein L10, with the translated sequence MSTNRPAHAKKAEIVAEIVSKIQSAQGVAIAEYKHLSVEQMSNLRVQALKQGIEVKVYKDSLVRRAVEELNLTELNEYLTQQNVFIFSNEDAIGAAKLVAKFAKENEALKLKAGIYEGAAMDTAAITEIATLPSKEDLYSMFASSLIYPLRQVMAVINAVADTKKD
- a CDS encoding amino acid permease, which produces MKLNRKYGFWTVLASTLAAIVGSSIIISFNMVFFLAESNPLLMILAWVFGALIVLPDAFIVIEPSIGYGESGSGYSWIRKCNWRILAFWFGWVLILFVSATSLASCCSAMSSMITQILELDPKNVGVETLQKVLAIFILVVLAGIQIMIKNSNKYTQIFFLFVKTLPIILVFTLAIMYGSKDGLLSNTEMNKELGKAYISSAMLIPAITYTGFAYSGHEFPTYITEEIENPKKTVPLVIISAVLIVLVIYVCYGIALLSLATNGIDPEGTTSTIFAEHRWAVLTFNIFAIFLFIGSVNSLLFFQSRLIHKLSETGDVHSIFGKVHKKTNQPYMAIILLGLVAVFYILFSSISEIISSFALATSTLKILLDCAIIKLRLKDPNYKRIYSNKIFWTLMVLSLITCAMTFGGSIYLMVIMPQTMGQSAFAVLWKPILMIFIAFLVYLFGIFKFNNIKIK
- a CDS encoding alpha/beta hydrolase; protein product: MSRNHYLEYKEFCYNYYRKGLTKSNIEFNSIELYYEDLENKKLKYLNNTFTKNEIEKVDLNSKKGNISCLVAKTNNSNKWVIGLHGWTENKYLALRLVHHYWKQGYNILTFDAFAHGLSYGKKTDIGYSSIEMLDEIILYLKNENAAESIGLIGNSMGASTSVLYAQKGSNKEKINWIVADCGFNSIKLQYRYYIENNLFHVPWWKIGFLFTHKFSKETKTPQRKYNLEKNMNKAKKIPIFFIHAKGDTFIPYEMSESVFLKKIKYEKQKVSEIWTPDGSEHVNTVVDYNKDYIHKTLEFSRKREKNET
- a CDS encoding GNAT family N-acetyltransferase, which codes for MKIEFKKYDELNNKEIWEIFKNRSEVFVVEQEWLACDIDENDLIATHMMIKNQEDEIVAYLRIFKLDDQTITFGRVLTPIKFRGLSYGKDLLFNATKWIKANYPQMNIKISAQYRLLNFYKSFGFIEASDVYDDDGIEHIKMMIEFK
- the rplA gene encoding 50S ribosomal protein L1: MAKISKRMKSVKGLVDKQRVYSIDEAIKLAKETSTTKFDSTVELSFNLNIDPRKADQQIRGALVLPAGTGKTQKVLVLTNTKVKEAQDAGADFVGGEELITKIQKENWFEFDVIVATPEMMAKLGAIGKVLGPKGLMPNPKTGTVTMDVAKAIDEIKKGKIEYRADKEGNIHTIIGKASFTAEQLKENFTTILNEIKRVKPQTVKGDYIINITVSTTMGPGIKVEIN
- the rplK gene encoding 50S ribosomal protein L11; amino-acid sequence: MAKRITRIAKLEFMAMQAKPGAELASLGINMPEFTKQFNDATKDRAGDVVPVVITAYDDKSFDFILKTTPAAILLKKAAGIEKGASNAKTQTVATISADKIREIAEYKLVDLNANDVEAAMKIIAGTAKNMGIKITGMEETK